In the genome of Trueperaceae bacterium, the window GACGGCGTTGGCGCTCTCGCGTCCGTCGCCGCTGGTCACGAGGTAGACCCGTCTCATAGCCTCCGTGCTCACGCTATCTTCCCTTCCGTGGGCGCCCCGGCCTGGAGGTGGAGCGCCTGACGATCAGTTCGGGCGGGAACACCCGCACGCGCGGCTCACGCCCGGCCGCTCCGGGGCGGCCGGTGGCCGCGATCTGTTCGAGCAGCAGCGTGGCCGCGGTTCGACCCATCTCCTCGAGGGGCTGCGCCACGACCGTGAGCGGCGGGTCGACGTGGGTGGCCCACCGAGCGTCGTCGAAGCAGATGACCGAGAGTTCATCGGGCAGCCGCAGGCCCAGCTCGCGGAGGGCGGTCAGGGCGCCGGCCATCATCTCGTTGTTGGCCACCAGCAGCGCGGTCGGCCGGTCGGCCCGGTTGAGCAGGCGCTTGGCCAGGTCGTAACCCGAGCGCTCCTGGAAGTCGCCGAACCCCACCAGCGAGGAGTCGAACGACACGCCCGCCGCCTCCAGCGCCAGACGGTAGCCTTCCACGCGCTCGCGGCCGGTCGTCAGCCGTTCGGGGCCCGAGATCATGCCGATGCGCACGTGGCCCAGCTCCAGCAGGTGCTCGACGGCGAGGCGCGAGCCCAGCCGGTTGTCGAGCAGGACGGTCCCGGCCCCCTTCATGCCGGAGGCGCGGTCGATCTCGACCATGGGGATGCTGCCGAGGCCCAGCCGGTTGAGCTCGCTGAGGTCGCTGCCGCTGAAGGCGTGGATGATGCCGTCGAGCTTGAGCTCGGCCAGCAGCGCGAGAGCGCGCTGCTCCTTCTCGCGGCTCTCGTTGGCGTCGCA includes:
- a CDS encoding LacI family DNA-binding transcriptional regulator, with the translated sequence MVGEVGENLTLVELAKILNVSAATISRALNRPEMVSPAMRERVLDAVERYNYRPNGVARSLRRGETRTVGLVVSDIKNSFYSSIVQAVEDALSEHGYSVVVCDANESREKEQRALALLAELKLDGIIHAFSGSDLSELNRLGLGSIPMVEIDRASGMKGAGTVLLDNRLGSRLAVEHLLELGHVRIGMISGPERLTTGRERVEGYRLALEAAGVSFDSSLVGFGDFQERSGYDLAKRLLNRADRPTALLVANNEMMAGALTALRELGLRLPDELSVICFDDARWATHVDPPLTVVAQPLEEMGRTAATLLLEQIAATGRPGAAGREPRVRVFPPELIVRRSTSRPGRPRKGR